AGCCAATAGCCCAAACCACCGCAATCCCGTAGCCAATAGCCCAAACCACCGCATCCAAATTTATCTTTTTGTTAGGGCATAAATTCACCAATATTAAAGTGGGGCAGCGATATTTTATAAGTGGAAACAAGCAAGTTCAGCGTAAGTATCCATTTCATTGCCGCTCCAGGGCTGGCTTGACCTGCCATAACCGCGACGGTCATGAATTATCAAGTCTATTTGGAAGGTTACTGGATGCTTTCAAGAAGAATGCAGAATTCAGAATCAATTAGTGGGGAATTTAGACCTGCCAATAATTGTAGACCACCAAATTTTTAATTTGGTGGAGGACTTAAACTCGGCTATACCCCTACAGAGAAGCAAGCTACATCCGCCAGCGATGCACTGAGTTTCGACTACTTCGGCTACGCTCAGTACAAGTGCGCTCAATTACCGCCAGTCGAAGTGTCATACATAATTCATTCTGAATTCTGACTCCTGACTCCTGACTTCTTTGTTGTTAAATCTGCGCCATGCCCCCATCAACGAAGAGTTCGATGCCGTTGACAAAGCTGCTGTCATCAGATGCAAGAAAGACGACAGCTTTAGCAATCTCGTCTGGCGTACCCACTCGTCCGAGCGGGATGGTGTTAGCCTGCATTGCCACAAATCCCTGTACCTGCTCCTCACTCAGTCCCATCAGGTTGTAGCCAGGAGTAGGAACCACGCCAGGGCTGATAGCGTTGACACGAATCTTGCGCTCTTTGAGGTCGAGTGTCCAGTTACGTGCAAACGAGCGCACGGCAGCTTTGGTGGCGCTGTAAACGCTGAATGCTGGAGTACCCTTGATAGAAGTAGTCGAAGCATTTAGGACAATCGAAGCCCCTTCTGGCAACAAAGGCAATGCCTTCTGTACTGTGAAAAGCAGACCTTTAACATTAGTGTTGAATGTTTTGTCAAAGTGTTCCTCAGTGATTGATCCAAGCGGGGCAATTCCCCCACCTCCAGCATTGGCGAAGATAACATCAAGGCGACCTTTTTCTTGCTCAATCGTAGCGAAAAGGCTATCAAGGTCTGTAAGATTCGAGGCATCACTCTGAACGCCAGTGACGTTTTTGCCGATCTCTTTGACGGCAGCATCAAGTTCATGCTGACGGCGACCGGTGATGAAGACATATGCACCTTCGGCGACGAATCGCTTTGCAGTAGCAAGACCGATGCCGCTAGTGCCACCTGTAATCAGCGTGACTTTTTCTGAAAGCTTCTGTGACATGGTGATGTTTTTGGAGTAAGGTTTAGCGATTGCAAGTTTTAATTACATATCGTTCAAGCTGTAAAGCCACCATCAATCTTCAGGCTGGCGCCAGTGATAAAGGCGGCTTCCGGACTAGCGAGATAGGAAACCATGCCAGCAACTTCATCGCTCTGTCCGTAGCGACCGAGGGCAATTATCTTTTTCAATCCATCAGCAAATGGCCCATCTGCTGGGTTCAGATCAGTGTCAATCGGGCCGGGTTGAATGTTGTTGACTGTGATGCCGCGAGGGCCAAGATCGCGGGCAAGACCGCGTGTAAAGCTGGCGATTGCCCCTTTCGTCAACGCATAAACCGAGAGACCAGCAAAAGGGGTAGAATCACTATTAACGCTGCCGATCATGATAATCCGTCCACCCTCACCCATATGGCGAATCGCCTCCTGAGTTGCTACGAAAACGCCCTTGACGTTCACCGCAATGAGTCGGTCAAACTCATCCATTGAGAACTGCTCGATTGGAGCTAAAGTGGCAACCCCCGCATTATTGACGAGGATGTCGAGACGACTAAAGGTTTTTACTGTCTCAGTAACAGCGTGTTTTATCGCTTCAACATCGGCACTGTCAGCGCGGATTGCCAAGGAGCTTCCACCTGCCGCTTCAATGACGCGTACAACCTCGTCAGCTTTTTGGGGTGAACTGGTATAGGTGAGAGCAACTGCTGCACCATCCTGGGCGAGACGAAGGGCGATCGCCGCCCCTAGACCGCGTGAACCGCCCGTAACCAATGCAACTTTACCTGCAAGTGTTTTTGCCATAATTTGCTCCGCTGGGCAATAATAGTTGCTAACTAATGTTTTTTTACCAATCGATACAAAAAGTATCCCTTGATTCAATCTTGGTGTCAAGAAAGTTTTATACTTAAAGGTATGGAAACAAGAAAGTCTCATAGAGCGCAAGGACGCCCTCGTGCTTTCGATATAGAGGAAGCTTTAGAGCAAGCTTTGCAAATGTTTTGGCGCAAGGGCTATCTAGGAACATCCCTTACGGATCTAACAGAGGCGATGGGTATTAATCGTCCGAGCCTCTATGCTACCTTTGGCAATAAGGAAACTTTATTCCGCAAGGTGCTTGATCGCTATAATGAGAGGCAAACAGCCTACCTTCGTGAAGCACTTCAGGAGCCAACCGCACGTAGAGTCATTGAGCGGATGATGCATGGCATTGTTGACTTGGTGACTAATCCATGCAATCCGTCAGGATGTCTGTTTGCCCAGAGTATGCTTTCATGTGCAGATCCGGACGATCCGCTCTATCAAGAACTGGCAGAACGTCGAGTATCAGGTGAAGTCGCAATACACCATCGCTTCGAGCGTGCCTTATCAGAAGGTGACTTACCGTCTGATACTGATGCTGCTGCCCTTGCTCGCTTTGTCGTAACGGTCAACTTTGGGATATCTGTCCA
This region of Nostoc sp. UHCC 0302 genomic DNA includes:
- a CDS encoding 3-oxoacyl-ACP reductase family protein, which codes for MAKTLAGKVALVTGGSRGLGAAIALRLAQDGAAVALTYTSSPQKADEVVRVIEAAGGSSLAIRADSADVEAIKHAVTETVKTFSRLDILVNNAGVATLAPIEQFSMDEFDRLIAVNVKGVFVATQEAIRHMGEGGRIIMIGSVNSDSTPFAGLSVYALTKGAIASFTRGLARDLGPRGITVNNIQPGPIDTDLNPADGPFADGLKKIIALGRYGQSDEVAGMVSYLASPEAAFITGASLKIDGGFTA
- a CDS encoding SDR family oxidoreductase — its product is MSQKLSEKVTLITGGTSGIGLATAKRFVAEGAYVFITGRRQHELDAAVKEIGKNVTGVQSDASNLTDLDSLFATIEQEKGRLDVIFANAGGGGIAPLGSITEEHFDKTFNTNVKGLLFTVQKALPLLPEGASIVLNASTTSIKGTPAFSVYSATKAAVRSFARNWTLDLKERKIRVNAISPGVVPTPGYNLMGLSEEQVQGFVAMQANTIPLGRVGTPDEIAKAVVFLASDDSSFVNGIELFVDGGMAQI
- a CDS encoding TetR/AcrR family transcriptional regulator — translated: METRKSHRAQGRPRAFDIEEALEQALQMFWRKGYLGTSLTDLTEAMGINRPSLYATFGNKETLFRKVLDRYNERQTAYLREALQEPTARRVIERMMHGIVDLVTNPCNPSGCLFAQSMLSCADPDDPLYQELAERRVSGEVAIHHRFERALSEGDLPSDTDAAALARFVVTVNFGISVQAASGASRAELLQVVQMALRACSL